A stretch of DNA from Acidobacteriota bacterium:
GCTCGATCGATTCATCTACAAGCTGGTGATTGACTACCCGACCCGGTCGGACTTGATTGAAGTGCTGCGGCGCACGACGGCCGAAGACGTGCCCCACGCGAAAAACATTCTCACGCCGGATGAGCTTGCCCAGATGCAGAAGCTCGTGCGCCAGGTGATCATCGCTCCTCACGTTGAAGAGCTGGCGGCCGACTTGCTGCTGAAGACACATCCGGAAGGCGCCGATGCGCCCGAGTCCGTGCGCAAATACGTGCGCTATGGAGCGAGCCCGCGCGGCGCGCAAGCGATGGTGCTTACGGCGAAGGCGCGCGCGTTGTTGGCGGGCCGCTACAACGTGAGCACTGCGGACATCGTCGGCGTGACGAAGCCTTCGTTGCGGCATCGACTCATTTTGAACTTCGAAGGCGAGGCCGACGGTGTGAGCACGGATACCATTCTTGAAGACGTCCTGGCCTCCGTAGCAACGACGCAGAAGCAGGCCAAGTAGTTAGGAGCGGACGACGGTAGATGGCAAATTGCAGATTTCAGATTTCAGATTTCAGATTTGAGTGTAATTTTGAAAGCTGAAATAAGCTGAGATTTGAAATCTGAAATCTGCAAATCTGAAATCTGCAATCCGCGATTTGCAATTCTCAATTTCTCAATTCTGAGTGAAGCTGGCCGGCACCCGTTATGGTCCTATGACAACAAGGCTTCTTGATCCCACCTTTCTGAGAAAGCTCGAACGCCTGCGCATACAAGCGCGGCGCGCGTTTCCGGGAACCATGCGCGGCGAACGCCGGTCTACTCGTCGAGGCGTCTCCGTTGAGTTCAGAGACTTCAGAAAGTACGAAGCCGGCGATGATTTCCGCCACGTCGACTGGAGCATCTTCGCGCGACTCGAACGGCTGATGCTCCGTCAGTTTGTCGAAGAAGAAGACGTGAGGATCGACATACTGATCGACCAGAGCCGCTCGATGCACTTCGGGCAGCCGATGACCAAGTTCAACTTCGCGAGAAGGGCAGCGGCGGCGCTGGCGTTCCTCGCCGTTAGCAGCCTTGATCGCGTCGGCGTAGCGACTTTCGATTCCACGCTGAGAGCACGCATCCGAGCGTTAAGGGGCCGCGGCCACCTTCACTCGGTGCTCTCGTTTCTCGAAGGGCTATCGGCCGGACCAGAAGCAAAACCGAGCGCTGCCGAGCCGGCAGAAAACGGAGTACAGGGCGCACACGAAGCTAGCGTCGACGTCGTGAGTAGCGCTGAAGCGGTTACCAATTTGAGCGCCGTTGTCAGAAGCTATCAGAGATCGAATCGTCGCCCCGGCGTCCTTTTTGTGATTTCTGATTTTCTAGATCCCGGCGATTTTCGAATCGAGATGAAGTTGCTGGCCCAACGAGGCTTCGACCTGAACCTGATTCAAGTCCTTGCGCCCGACGAGATGCAGCCACACATCAAGGGCGATCTGATGCTTGTGGATTCAGAGAGCAGCCAGGGCCGGGAGATCACCGTCAATGAGCGCTTGCTGGCTGCCTATCGATCCACGCTTTCCGCCTACACTACTTCGCTTGAATCATTTTGCCGCGCAACGGGCATCGGCTACACGATGGTTACTGCCGATGTTTCTTTTGAAGACCTGCTGTTGAAGCGGCTGGTCGAAGGCAGAATGGCTGAATGACAACCGCTGTAAGCAAGTTTATCTTGACCCTTAACAAAACGGTCGAGTAACATCGATGCAGGCTGAGGGTCACTGCAAAGTTAGTGATGATTTGCTAATTTTTTACCAATGCTAACGCAACGGGGGCCATTGACAGCACTGGCAGGCGCGATGCCCCGCATTGATCGGGGATGTCAAATGCCGGAGCCTGGGTCACCCACCTGTTTTAAGACAGGTTCAAAGTTAGCGAGTCACACGGCCGCGCGGTACCCTCTAGCGTCCTTTCGATTACCCACGAAACTACCGCGACTTTGATTATCCCGCGATCATTCTCATAATAGAGACCGGAGCAACTAGCTGACTATGGCGTTTTGGAAGCGAAAGAAAGAACCCGAATTCATATCTCTCGGGCTGAACCGCGCGGCCACGGCCGAGGAAGAAGCGATCGCCGCGCGGCGAGACGAAGGTCCTGAGCCTGAGTTTATCGAGAAGTTCAAAGAAGCAGTTGCATCGACACGCGAGAACCTCGCCGATCGAATCGATTCGGTGATCGGCGGGCGGCGCGAGATCGACGCGACTGTGCTGGATGAGCTGGAAGAAGTGCTGATCGGCGCCGACATTGGCGCGCAGACTTCGCTCGGGATAATCGAAAAGGCCCGCCAGCAAATCAATCGCAAACAACTCAATGATGTTGACGAGTTGAAGCGGCTCATCAAATCGGAGTTGAGGGACATCCTCGATACGGCGGAACGGAATCGCCAGCGTGGCACCGTTGCGTCCGAGACCGAAGTGCCGCTCGATATCAAGCCTTACATCATGATGATCGTCGGCGTTAATGGTGTCGGAAAGACGACGACTATCGGCAAGCTGGCGCATCGCATCAGGATCGAAGGCAACGAGGTGTTGATCTGCGCGGCCGATACGTTTCGCGCCGCGGCCAACGACCAGCTCGCGATCTGGGCCGAGCGGTCGGGCGTGCCGCTCATTCAGCAGAAACCGGGAACCGATCCTTCAGCGGTGCTATTCGATGCGATTCACGCGGCTAAGGCACGCAACGTTGATGTGCTGATCATCGACACCGCAGGGCGGCTGCACACGAAGACAAACCTGATGTTGGAGCTCGAGAAGATGCGGCGCATCGCGGGCCGCGAAGTCGAGGGCGCGCCTCATGAAGTGTTGCTGATAATGGACGCGGTCACCGGGCAGAACGGTTTGGAGCAAGCTCGCCAGTTCACAAAAGCAGTTCCGGTGACCGGTCTGGTGTTGACCAAGCTCGATGGGACTGCGAAGGGCGGGATCGTCATTGCGATAGCGAAGGAGCTTGGGATTCCGATTCGCTATGTTGGAGTCGGCGAGCAGTTGAACGATCTGATCGAGTTCTCGCCTGAGGCTTACATCAACGGGTTGTTTGCTTGAGCGCGGTACGGGACGTGACCTCGGTGGTAGCGTAGCAGCTTCTTTTTCTCAGTCAACCGCGGGTTGATATTACCTCCGTTCGGCTCGCCCTGGGCTATAATGTGACCGCTAGGTGGATAGACGTGAAGAATCGAGCCAAATATGTCTGGGATTACGATCTCGGCCAGGATGAGTTCGATGACATCCTGGCGGGCCGGCGTACGCGCGGACGTCTCGATCGAGACTGGGCGGCAGTGCGCGTAATCGAGTGGGCCCCATACCAGGAGATGGTTCGGCTCATTGGGTTCCGCGCGCTTGTCAACGAATGGTCGCGTTGGCGGTCGCGCGTTCGGTCCGAGCAACAACGTCGTGCGATCGATTTTCTGGTCGACTGGCTGCCAAAGCACCATCCGGAGCTGCTGAGCGATGGCCGATAGCTCCTTCTACTTCAGCGTTCTATACCCCTTTCAAGATGACGTTCTTCGTCTGCTGAAAGAAGCGAAGACTGGCTTCTATCTGACAGGCGGGACAGCACTCTCGCGCGGCTACCTGAAGCACCGCTTCTCCGACGATCTGGACCTGTTTGTTAACTTCGATGCTCATTTTGGCGAATGGTCCAACCGCGTTGTCGATACGTTCTGGCGGCTCGGTGACTGGAAGACAGAGGTGATATTGAGAGAAAAGTACTTCGTGCGCGCGGTGCTGACGCGCGGAGAAGTCACGCTCAAAGTCGAGATGATAAACGACGTAGGCTCACGAGTCGGCGACGTGCGCGATCACCCGGTCCTCGGACGAGTGGACAGCGCCGAGAAAATTCTGGCAAACAAACTCACTGCTCTGATCGGGCGGGAAGAGTCCCGCGATCTTGCCGACGTGTGGGGACTCTGCACGACTCTGGGCCTGTCGATCAACGAAGCGATACTCGGCGCGCAGAGCAAGTCTTCCGGCATCTACCCTGTTGACCTGGCGCGAAGACTTTGCAGCGCGACCCTTGAGGATTGGGAAGCGGTATCGTGGATCGAGCCTGCTCCCGACGCTGAACAGTACCTCTCGGAGCTGCAGTCTTTGGGAGAGCAACTCATCTTGCTAGCCACAGACAGAACCGATGCTGAATAGGCCATTCCGACGGCGGCTTTTCACTACCCAACAAGGCTCTATTGATTGCCGCCGCTCCGCATCTCTCTCAGTCTTTGTTCGCCCAATGGAGCGTCGCCCGCGTCTATCTTGAAGCTCGCTTTCATCTCCTGCCAGAACCCGGGCTGATACCTCACGTTGATCAGCGCGATGATGATCATCGCCAGCAGCGCGCCGATCCCCGCCATGGTCATATCCTTTTGCGCGTCCCACACGTCGCCTTGCGATCCGAGGAATGCAAGGCCAGCCGCCGGATCAATGTTTGCCGCGGCGACCCACTCGATTATTTCGTAGACCGCGGAAAACGCCAGCGTTACGTCGAAAGGCAGGTAGTAGCCCCAGAAGCCTTTCACACGTGTGACGCGGAGAAAGACTTCGCGAACCGGATATGCCAGCAAGAACCCAAACGAAAAGTGAACGAGTCTGTCGTACATGTTTCGGCTCGCGCCCAGCCAGTTCTGCAGTACGTCGCCGAACGGAACCTCGGCGTACGTGTAGTGCGAGCCAATGACGTGCAGGATCATGAACAGCGTGATCAGCGTGTACGATACCTTCGACAGTTTGAAGTACCGGCCGGTCAAGACGAGTATCGGAACGAAGATGAAGACGAGATAGTTCTCGAGCAACCAGTCGTGACGATAGGATGGATTTATCGCGGCCCAAACCCATACCGCGACGAAGACGAGAAGAAGCACTTTCAGGTATCGAGTCATTCAGCACTCTCATTGGTGACTGACTGCTGCTCAGTCTGGTTATTGGGCATCAGTCAGCAACTCCGGGTGATGAGTAGGCAACCATTCCACCAGGAAATCAATGCCGCGGCGTTGTTGTTCAGACCGCACCCTCGAGCGCCAGCGCGGCCACTCCTTGACGAGTTGTGGGAAACCAATCAGCCTGACCATCTCTTCGTAGGGCGCCCACTCGATGACCCGTACGGCGGCCCAATCGCGGTCCAGACTGCCGCGCGTGTAGCGCCCCGCCAGAATGTCATCGAATTGTTCCTGACTGATATCGTAGTCCCAAACGTATTTGGCTTTCGTAGGCTCCATGAATCACCGCCGCTGCACAAAGAGCGGCGCCAAGACTGTGTAAGGAACTGGATAGCACGTGCAAGCTTCGCAGCGAATCTAGTCGAGGATGCCGTCTAGTCTCAGCACGAAACCTTTGAGCAGAGGATCGCCGGAGATCTCCGATGGACCGTCCAGTACTTGAACTTCTGCGCCCATCCGGTAGATGTGAACTTTCCTTTCGCGCGGATCAATCAGCCAGCCCAATTCGGCGCCGTTCTCGATGTATTCCTCCATCTTCTCTTGGAGATGTCTGAGCCGGTCCGACTTGGAGCGCAACTCCACGACGAAGTCTGGACAGATCGGAGCGAAATCGTTTCTTTGTTCCGCAGACAGAGCGTCCCACCGTTGGTTGCGAATCCATGAGACATCGGGTGAGCGCTTCGCGCCGTTTGGTAACGTGAATCCAGTTGAAGAGTCGAATCCAACGCCGGTTCTATCCCTTTCGACCCAGGACCCAAAACGAGTGGTCAGAGTGAAGTTCCTTTTCCCACTTTCGGAAACGACTGGAAGCATGATCATCATTTCACCCTCGCTGTTCATCTCGATACGCAGTTCAGGGTATTGCGCACAGTACTCGGCGAACTCCTCATCGCTGAATGGGCGCAACCCAGGCCGGATGATTACTGCTTCCGTGTTTTCGGGCAACGGAATCGTTGCAACTGAAGCGAAATCGACGTTCATACCGCTGTGTCTCCTGTCTGAGGCGCAGCATAGCTTGCGGCGTAAGCCTAATCAAGCGTTTGCCGCCCAAACTTGAAATGGCAGGCGAAGATCCCATTGCCATGTCTCGCTGATCGTGGTACAAATCGACCGATATGGTAAGCAGAGTTGGAGGTGTCATATGAGCGCTCTAAGTACACGCCTCACAAAAGGTGGCCGGATTGTCATACCTGCCGAATTCAGGAGACAACTTGGGTTGCAGACAGGCGATGAAGTGATCTTGCGCCTGATTGATGGTGAGGTTCGGATTAGAACCAGACGCGAAGCTATTAAGGAAGCTCAGGCAATAGTGCGCAAGCATGTGAAGAAGGGCCGCTCTTTGGTCGAGGAACTGGGGCGGGAGCGCCGCACGGAGGCTGAACGTGAGTAGTTTCGTTCTTGACGCGTCAGCGCTACTTGCGCTTCTCAATGAGGAAGCCGGGAAGGACGTCGTCGAGGAGGCTATTGGTGATTGCTCGATCAGCGCCGTCAACTACTGCGAAGTGATCGGGAAGCTCATCGATGCGGGCGTTCCAGACGACGATGCTCGCCATACGGTTGACTTGCTCAATATCGAGATAGTGAGCTTTGACGCGAAGCTGGCATTTCAGGCGGCGTCGCTACGGCTTGCCACGAGGAGATTTGGGTTGTCGCTTGGAGATCGGTGTTGCCTCGCCCTCGGGATCGCGCATAAGGCGACCGTCCTAACCTCGGAACGCAACTGGTCGAAACTCAAGATCGGCGCAAAGGTAAAGCAGATTCGTTGACGCGGCTTGAGTAGATAACGCCCTCCTGACGATCTAGTCGCTCTATCCTCTCCGAAAGCACCATACGCATCCCGTACTTCGGCCGCAGAGTAATCATCGCCTTCGGCTCCACTAGTTGATCCGGAGCCAGTCGCATTTTCCATTGCTGCGCGATGGTCGCGATCAGCAGCGCGCCTTCCATCCAGGCGAACTGCTCGCCTATGCACACGCGAGGTCCCCCGCCAAATGGGAAGTAAGAAAATTTCGGCCGAGCTTCTCTTGCTTCCGGGATCCAACGCTCGGGGTCGAACCTGAAGGGCTCAGGATAGTATCTCGGATCGTGATGCATCACCCACTGGCTCATCAAGACAATTGAGCCGGCCGGCACGACGTAGCCGCCGACTTCATAGTCATTCAGCACGCGGCGCCCCAGAGTCCACGCCGGCGGATAGAGTCGCATTGATTCCGCAAAGACCATCTCGGTGTAGCGCAACCGGGCGACATCATCCGCGGTGGGAAGCTTGCCTGCCAACACTGTATCTATTTCTTCGTGCAGTTTTGCTTCGACTTCAGGATGTTGCGAGAGCAAGTACCACGTCCAGGTGAGCGCGTTGGCGGTTGTTTCATGCCCGGCTACAAAAAGCGTCATAGCTTCATCGCGAAGCTGCACGTCGGTCATGCTGCCGCCATCGCCTTCTTCGTCCTGCGCCAGCAAGAGCATCGAGAGCAAATCGCCCCGATCAACGCCCGCTGCGCGACGCTCGTTGATGATTCGATAGATGGTCGAGTCTAGCCGTTGTTTTGCTTTGAGCCAGCGAAAATTGCCGGGCAGCGGCAGCTTCTCGAGCAGCCCTCCGAATGGATTCGTTATTCGCTCGAAGAGCTGCATTACATCGGTGAGCGCCGCGCCGATCTCGGGAGCTTCGGCTTCAACATCCGCGTCGAACAGCGTCTTGCCTACGATCCCCAGAGTCAGACGCATCATCTCTTGCCAGATGTCGAGCGCTTCGCCCGACTTCCAGCGAGTCCGTGTGCGAGCGGCGTAGTCAGTCATCACCGCGGCGTAGCCGTTGATGCGCTGGTGATGAAACGCCGGTTGCGCGAGCCTTCGCTGGCGACGGTGAAACTCGCCCCCGCTGGTGAGCAAGCTTTCGCCAAGGAACTTCTTGGCCATCTCGAGGCCGCGGCTTTTGACAAAGTTGCGATTGTTGGTGACCAGCACGTCTTTGATGTAGTCGGGATGGTTGAGCAGGTAGACACTCTGAGGTCCGAACTTCAAATAAACGACGTCTCCGTATTCTCGCGCCGAATCGAGCAGAAATCTCAGCGGGTCGCGCCGGAACATCGTGAGGTGGCCGATGAAGGGTATTCGCGCGGGGCTCGGCGGATGAGTAGCGGCTGCCATCTGTAACTCCCAGGGCTCAGGAATCCTGCGTGAGTATTATGCGCAGTTTTTAAAGCTTCTCGCCAATACATTCGAGCTTCAAGAGGCGTAACGACGCTCAACGGTGAGCACGAATATGAGAGTTCCGGCGAGGCCGATTGCACACGCGACGAAGAACGGAATCGTCGGATCGATCTTCCATAAGAAGCCGCCTATCACCGAAGCCGGCGTGATCGAGAGGCTGCGCGTCAGGTAATAGAGCCCGACCGTGCGCCCGCGGCGAGTAGGATCGGCAAGATCTACAATCATTGCTTTGCGCGCGGGCTCGCCAAGCTCTCTAAGCCCTCCGATCACAAAAGCGGCGACCAGCGCAGCGAAGCTCTGAGAGAGGGCAACCGCCAGCGGAAAGATCGAAAAGCAAATGAACGTCGCGACGACGAACGGCTTGCGTCCATAGCGGTCCGCAAGTTTTGCCGCCGGAAGGTATGCCGCGATTGATGTGGCCATCTGGATTCCGACAAGCACCCCGAATTGCACCGAAGTCACGCCGATCACGTTCGTCGCGTAAAGGACGA
This window harbors:
- a CDS encoding DUF58 domain-containing protein; translated protein: MTTRLLDPTFLRKLERLRIQARRAFPGTMRGERRSTRRGVSVEFRDFRKYEAGDDFRHVDWSIFARLERLMLRQFVEEEDVRIDILIDQSRSMHFGQPMTKFNFARRAAAALAFLAVSSLDRVGVATFDSTLRARIRALRGRGHLHSVLSFLEGLSAGPEAKPSAAEPAENGVQGAHEASVDVVSSAEAVTNLSAVVRSYQRSNRRPGVLFVISDFLDPGDFRIEMKLLAQRGFDLNLIQVLAPDEMQPHIKGDLMLVDSESSQGREITVNERLLAAYRSTLSAYTTSLESFCRATGIGYTMVTADVSFEDLLLKRLVEGRMAE
- the ftsY gene encoding signal recognition particle-docking protein FtsY; protein product: MAFWKRKKEPEFISLGLNRAATAEEEAIAARRDEGPEPEFIEKFKEAVASTRENLADRIDSVIGGRREIDATVLDELEEVLIGADIGAQTSLGIIEKARQQINRKQLNDVDELKRLIKSELRDILDTAERNRQRGTVASETEVPLDIKPYIMMIVGVNGVGKTTTIGKLAHRIRIEGNEVLICAADTFRAAANDQLAIWAERSGVPLIQQKPGTDPSAVLFDAIHAAKARNVDVLIIDTAGRLHTKTNLMLELEKMRRIAGREVEGAPHEVLLIMDAVTGQNGLEQARQFTKAVPVTGLVLTKLDGTAKGGIVIAIAKELGIPIRYVGVGEQLNDLIEFSPEAYINGLFA
- a CDS encoding nucleotidyl transferase AbiEii/AbiGii toxin family protein; translation: MADSSFYFSVLYPFQDDVLRLLKEAKTGFYLTGGTALSRGYLKHRFSDDLDLFVNFDAHFGEWSNRVVDTFWRLGDWKTEVILREKYFVRAVLTRGEVTLKVEMINDVGSRVGDVRDHPVLGRVDSAEKILANKLTALIGREESRDLADVWGLCTTLGLSINEAILGAQSKSSGIYPVDLARRLCSATLEDWEAVSWIEPAPDAEQYLSELQSLGEQLILLATDRTDAE
- a CDS encoding DUF2238 domain-containing protein yields the protein MTRYLKVLLLVFVAVWVWAAINPSYRHDWLLENYLVFIFVPILVLTGRYFKLSKVSYTLITLFMILHVIGSHYTYAEVPFGDVLQNWLGASRNMYDRLVHFSFGFLLAYPVREVFLRVTRVKGFWGYYLPFDVTLAFSAVYEIIEWVAAANIDPAAGLAFLGSQGDVWDAQKDMTMAGIGALLAMIIIALINVRYQPGFWQEMKASFKIDAGDAPLGEQRLREMRSGGNQ
- a CDS encoding Uma2 family endonuclease, encoding MNVDFASVATIPLPENTEAVIIRPGLRPFSDEEFAEYCAQYPELRIEMNSEGEMMIMLPVVSESGKRNFTLTTRFGSWVERDRTGVGFDSSTGFTLPNGAKRSPDVSWIRNQRWDALSAEQRNDFAPICPDFVVELRSKSDRLRHLQEKMEEYIENGAELGWLIDPRERKVHIYRMGAEVQVLDGPSEISGDPLLKGFVLRLDGILD
- a CDS encoding AbrB/MazE/SpoVT family DNA-binding domain-containing protein translates to MSALSTRLTKGGRIVIPAEFRRQLGLQTGDEVILRLIDGEVRIRTRREAIKEAQAIVRKHVKKGRSLVEELGRERRTEAERE
- a CDS encoding type II toxin-antitoxin system VapC family toxin, with protein sequence MSSFVLDASALLALLNEEAGKDVVEEAIGDCSISAVNYCEVIGKLIDAGVPDDDARHTVDLLNIEIVSFDAKLAFQAASLRLATRRFGLSLGDRCCLALGIAHKATVLTSERNWSKLKIGAKVKQIR
- a CDS encoding cytochrome P450; its protein translation is MAAATHPPSPARIPFIGHLTMFRRDPLRFLLDSAREYGDVVYLKFGPQSVYLLNHPDYIKDVLVTNNRNFVKSRGLEMAKKFLGESLLTSGGEFHRRQRRLAQPAFHHQRINGYAAVMTDYAARTRTRWKSGEALDIWQEMMRLTLGIVGKTLFDADVEAEAPEIGAALTDVMQLFERITNPFGGLLEKLPLPGNFRWLKAKQRLDSTIYRIINERRAAGVDRGDLLSMLLLAQDEEGDGGSMTDVQLRDEAMTLFVAGHETTANALTWTWYLLSQHPEVEAKLHEEIDTVLAGKLPTADDVARLRYTEMVFAESMRLYPPAWTLGRRVLNDYEVGGYVVPAGSIVLMSQWVMHHDPRYYPEPFRFDPERWIPEAREARPKFSYFPFGGGPRVCIGEQFAWMEGALLIATIAQQWKMRLAPDQLVEPKAMITLRPKYGMRMVLSERIERLDRQEGVIYSSRVNESALPLRRS